One Thunnus albacares chromosome 12, fThuAlb1.1, whole genome shotgun sequence genomic region harbors:
- the gadd45aa gene encoding growth arrest and DNA-damage-inducible, alpha, a isoform X1 — protein sequence MYNMTFEELSGDYSQERMDSVAKALEEVLTSAIPQGCITVGVYEAAKSLNVDPDNVVLCILATDDEDVKDVALQIHFTLIQAFCCENDINILRVNNTRRLAEILGGGGGGKQSGGEPMDLHCVLVTSPHSSSWKDPALSKVNCFCRESRCMDQWVPIINLPER from the exons ATGTACAACATGACATTTGAGGAACTAAGTGGGGATTATTCTCAAGAAAG AATGGATTCAGTGGCGAAAGCTTTGGAAGAAGTCCTCACTTCTGCGATACCTCAGGGCTGCATTACAGTTGGGGTCTACGAGGCAGCCAAATCCCTCAATGT aGACCCTGATAATGTGGTTTTGTGCATCCTGGCTACCGATGACGAAGATGTGAAAGATGTGGCCCTGCAGATCCACTTTACGCTCATTCAGGCCTTCTGCTGTGAGAATGACATCAACATCCTGAGAGTCAACAACACCCGGCGCCTGGCAGAAATActgggtggaggaggaggtggaaaaCAGAGCGGGGGTGAACCTATGGACCTACATTGTGTGCTTGTCACT AGCCCACATTCCTCATCTTGGAAGGACCCTGCTTTGAGCAAAGTGAATTGCTTCTGCAGAGAGAGCCGATGTATGGACCAGTGGGTACCCATCATCAACCTGCCCGAGCGATGA
- the gadd45aa gene encoding growth arrest and DNA-damage-inducible, alpha, a isoform X2, which produces MDSVAKALEEVLTSAIPQGCITVGVYEAAKSLNVDPDNVVLCILATDDEDVKDVALQIHFTLIQAFCCENDINILRVNNTRRLAEILGGGGGGKQSGGEPMDLHCVLVTSPHSSSWKDPALSKVNCFCRESRCMDQWVPIINLPER; this is translated from the exons ATGGATTCAGTGGCGAAAGCTTTGGAAGAAGTCCTCACTTCTGCGATACCTCAGGGCTGCATTACAGTTGGGGTCTACGAGGCAGCCAAATCCCTCAATGT aGACCCTGATAATGTGGTTTTGTGCATCCTGGCTACCGATGACGAAGATGTGAAAGATGTGGCCCTGCAGATCCACTTTACGCTCATTCAGGCCTTCTGCTGTGAGAATGACATCAACATCCTGAGAGTCAACAACACCCGGCGCCTGGCAGAAATActgggtggaggaggaggtggaaaaCAGAGCGGGGGTGAACCTATGGACCTACATTGTGTGCTTGTCACT AGCCCACATTCCTCATCTTGGAAGGACCCTGCTTTGAGCAAAGTGAATTGCTTCTGCAGAGAGAGCCGATGTATGGACCAGTGGGTACCCATCATCAACCTGCCCGAGCGATGA